One window of the Candidatus Wolbachia massiliensis genome contains the following:
- a CDS encoding VirB4 family type IV secretion/conjugal transfer ATPase has translation MLRFRAIQSKNKSILSREVHAAEFIPYSCYWNSTTLITKQNWLVKFIKLNGFAFETADDEDLVIQNNIRNQMLRSISSPAFSLYFHTIRRKKNIFSDEFASQNLPNFFANHVNLKWREKHATRQSFINDLYITIIRRADTKGVEFLSHLLKKFGHVTSKHAWESDMRATYEDLEETTNRVVTSLRNYSPKILGVKETPNGLFCEIMEFLSRIVNCGFVTNTLLPLKTEISRYLPVHRLFFGRKMIQVVTHNESKYAGIVSIKEYGNSTSAGMLDSFLQLPYEFIITQSFQFKNRQMAIAKMQIQQNRMIQSADKAISQIAEISHALDDAMSGKIAFGEHHLTILCIEKSPKSLDNALSLVESELSNCGVYPIRERVNLEPAFWAQIPGNFDYIVRKSTISSLNLAGFASQHNYPTGNKFNNHWGDAVTVFDTTSSTPFFFNFHIRDVGHTMIIGPTGAGKTVLMNFLCAQAMKFSPRIFFFDKDRGAEIFLRALGGIYTLIEPRTKTNFNPLQLDDTPDNRTFLMEWIKSLISVYNDKFTSEDIARINDAIEGNFKLRKEDRFLRNLVPFLGLSGPDTIAGAVSMWHGDGSHAAIFDNKEDLLDFSKARVFGFEMASLLKDPVALGPVLIYLFHRISISLDGTPSIIVLDEAWALIDNPVFAPKIKDWLKVLRKLNAFVIFATQSVEDASKSAISDTLVQQTATQIFLPNLKATSVYRDVFMLTEREYILIKHTDPSTRFFLVKQGVNAVVARIDLKGLDDIVNVLSGRAESVLLLHDILKEFGDDPKVWLPIFYQKVKNV, from the coding sequence ATGCTGAGATTTAGAGCTATTCAATCAAAGAATAAGTCTATTCTGAGCAGGGAAGTTCACGCTGCTGAATTTATTCCTTACTCTTGCTATTGGAATAGCACAACCTTAATAACAAAGCAAAACTGGTTAGTTAAATTTATAAAGTTAAATGGTTTTGCATTTGAAACAGCCGATGATGAAGATTTAGTAATACAAAACAACATTAGGAACCAAATGCTTAGAAGCATTTCATCTCCGGCATTTAGTTTATATTTTCATACTATCAGGCGTAAGAAAAATATTTTTTCTGATGAGTTTGCAAGTCAAAATTTGCCAAATTTTTTTGCCAATCATGTAAATCTAAAATGGAGAGAAAAGCACGCAACAAGACAATCATTTATTAATGACTTATACATTACAATTATTCGTAGAGCAGATACAAAAGGGGTAGAATTTTTATCACATCTACTAAAAAAATTCGGGCATGTTACTTCAAAACATGCTTGGGAGAGTGACATGCGTGCTACCTATGAAGATTTAGAGGAAACGACAAATCGTGTAGTGACAAGCCTTAGGAACTATTCGCCTAAAATCCTTGGAGTAAAAGAAACACCAAACGGTCTTTTCTGTGAAATAATGGAATTTCTATCTAGAATTGTAAATTGTGGCTTTGTTACAAACACGCTTCTTCCGCTCAAAACTGAAATATCAAGATACTTACCAGTACATAGGCTATTTTTTGGCCGTAAGATGATCCAGGTTGTAACCCATAATGAGAGTAAGTATGCTGGAATAGTTAGTATTAAGGAGTATGGAAATAGTACTTCCGCAGGAATGCTCGATTCTTTTTTACAACTCCCTTATGAATTTATCATCACGCAATCCTTTCAATTTAAAAATAGGCAAATGGCAATTGCAAAAATGCAGATACAGCAAAATCGAATGATACAATCTGCGGATAAAGCTATTTCTCAAATAGCAGAAATCTCTCATGCACTTGATGATGCAATGAGTGGTAAGATTGCATTCGGTGAACATCACTTAACCATCTTGTGTATAGAAAAAAGCCCTAAATCATTGGATAATGCTTTATCGTTGGTAGAGTCCGAGCTTTCTAATTGTGGTGTTTACCCCATTCGTGAAAGGGTAAACCTTGAACCAGCATTTTGGGCGCAAATTCCTGGTAATTTTGACTATATAGTGAGAAAAAGTACGATAAGTAGTCTTAATTTAGCTGGTTTTGCATCCCAACATAATTACCCTACTGGCAATAAGTTCAATAACCACTGGGGAGACGCTGTTACAGTTTTTGACACAACATCTAGTACTCCATTTTTCTTTAACTTTCATATAAGAGATGTTGGGCATACTATGATAATTGGTCCAACTGGTGCTGGTAAAACTGTTTTAATGAATTTCTTATGTGCTCAAGCGATGAAATTTTCTCCAAGAATATTCTTTTTTGATAAAGATCGTGGTGCAGAGATTTTCCTGAGGGCACTTGGTGGTATCTATACTTTAATAGAACCAAGGACTAAAACAAATTTTAATCCTTTGCAACTTGATGATACTCCCGATAATAGAACATTTTTAATGGAATGGATAAAATCCTTAATTTCAGTTTACAATGATAAATTTACTTCAGAAGATATCGCACGAATTAATGATGCAATTGAAGGAAATTTTAAATTAAGAAAAGAAGACAGGTTCTTAAGAAATCTTGTACCGTTTTTAGGGCTTTCAGGTCCCGATACTATAGCTGGAGCGGTATCTATGTGGCATGGTGATGGCTCTCATGCTGCAATATTTGACAATAAAGAAGATTTGTTAGATTTTTCAAAAGCAAGGGTATTTGGCTTTGAAATGGCTAGTTTGCTCAAAGATCCTGTTGCTCTTGGGCCTGTGTTGATTTATTTGTTTCATAGGATTAGTATATCTCTTGATGGCACTCCATCTATTATCGTTCTTGATGAGGCATGGGCGTTAATAGATAATCCAGTTTTTGCACCTAAGATAAAAGACTGGTTGAAAGTGCTTAGAAAATTAAATGCTTTTGTGATTTTTGCTACTCAGAGTGTTGAAGATGCAAGTAAAAGTGCTATTAGTGATACGCTTGTACAGCAAACGGCAACACAGATTTTCTTGCCGAATCTGAAAGCTACTAGTGTTTATCGGGATGTTTTTATGTTAACTGAACGTGAATATATACTAATTAAGCACACAGATCCAAGTACTAGATTTTTTTTGGTAAAACAAGGGGTTAATGCTGTAGTAGCTAGAATAGACTTAAAAGGCTTAGATGATATAGTCAATGTGTTATCCGGACGTGCAGAAAGTGTTCTATTGTTGCATGATATACTAAAAGAGTTCGGGGATGACCCAAAAGTATGGTTACCTATATTTTATCAGAAGGTAAAAAATGTTTAA
- a CDS encoding type IV secretion system protein codes for MFKTKLSLLLIAIFLLNIDFLLSYPAFAGEVDPVSGTEKTEFVSRFNSSGSFSRASNPDCGAFKTAAAIAGIVIAVGAIFTAIVLIVSSAGLFTALVIVGVIAAIVGVWKAIGGLIVCQHSFVKHPVARDHDGKYKDFILKDTEYNILTDKNYQTDDKYFSALQEKSGKDGRQTEKEILNFTNWNVVNVDKKHYYWPKNGVQYSEYIEVCHRNPLTFGNLFKSDAEIKKDFDIREIELNYGKEGWSPKVDGDLECKVLKAGQSETMHGSTFKAVRKMGRLCVELASVRGAGPPWPQGVDIGCTELPPDPLAPMCEGSKMKFKNKDDAGEEEVPISNDDDYKTIIRRKEKEGKIFVGYDNKGCFSSYVSEACYNQAGSKSLAPVPITSMIVQCIKESLDSLVAGRDSSGNLLKDKNGGDKGSFLSMAQKRLKNTVTAVLVLALILFSIKAMSGGVRSPQEMYMLIMKFALVIFFTTGNTMSHYYGELTKLSNGLSEIVLKASSESKNICNYEAGRDYEYIRKGDGKRVSYSYLAPWDRLDCRILFYLGAPLDGIPGKISTGSVGVLAILLGAAPILLVVGSIIGIIFAGGQILVALVCIFMAVMMMMVILWMCYVFILSLIALSVIIILSPLFIPMVLFQHTKGYFDGWLKELITYSLYPVMLFAFLSFMFIACDKIFYRGLSFEKEEVKILGKKTYWFKLKKGECASNPNTLACMLQDYKWEKSMLLGLIDFKYVKFSDSVLGELLKLALVLFLFYHFLHILPGMAAELSGNYRAALGKGSTPGEMMSKAFSAAKAVAGAIGKAKSGDAAGAAKDAKKVQRSAEELRSGGGSENTGNTGTGNNAASKNE; via the coding sequence ATGTTTAAGACTAAGCTATCATTACTGTTAATCGCAATATTTTTATTAAATATAGATTTTTTACTCTCATATCCGGCTTTTGCAGGTGAGGTGGACCCCGTAAGTGGCACTGAAAAGACGGAATTTGTCAGCAGGTTTAATTCTTCTGGCAGTTTTAGTCGTGCCTCTAATCCTGATTGTGGAGCATTTAAAACAGCTGCAGCGATTGCTGGAATAGTGATTGCTGTTGGTGCAATATTTACTGCTATTGTTTTGATAGTTTCCTCTGCTGGTTTGTTTACTGCTCTTGTTATTGTTGGAGTGATAGCTGCAATTGTTGGAGTCTGGAAAGCGATAGGAGGACTTATTGTTTGTCAGCACAGCTTTGTTAAACACCCAGTTGCACGTGACCATGATGGGAAGTATAAGGATTTTATATTAAAAGACACAGAGTATAATATCCTAACAGATAAAAATTATCAGACAGACGATAAGTATTTTTCTGCATTACAAGAAAAATCAGGAAAAGATGGAAGACAGACAGAAAAAGAGATCTTAAACTTTACTAACTGGAATGTTGTTAATGTCGATAAAAAACACTATTACTGGCCAAAAAACGGTGTGCAATATAGTGAATATATAGAGGTATGTCATCGCAATCCTTTAACATTCGGTAACCTATTTAAGTCAGATGCAGAAATAAAAAAAGATTTTGATATAAGAGAAATAGAACTTAATTATGGGAAAGAAGGATGGTCGCCAAAAGTTGATGGCGACCTAGAATGCAAAGTACTTAAAGCTGGACAGAGCGAAACCATGCATGGATCAACATTCAAGGCAGTAAGAAAAATGGGTAGGTTATGTGTGGAATTAGCTAGCGTTAGAGGAGCTGGACCTCCTTGGCCACAAGGAGTTGATATAGGGTGCACAGAATTACCACCAGACCCTCTTGCTCCTATGTGTGAGGGATCTAAGATGAAATTCAAAAATAAAGATGATGCAGGAGAGGAAGAAGTTCCTATTAGTAATGATGATGACTATAAAACTATTATAAGAAGAAAGGAAAAAGAAGGGAAAATTTTTGTAGGTTACGATAATAAAGGCTGTTTTAGCTCGTATGTTTCTGAAGCTTGCTACAATCAAGCGGGAAGTAAATCATTAGCTCCTGTTCCTATAACCTCTATGATAGTGCAATGCATTAAGGAATCGTTAGACAGTTTAGTGGCTGGCCGTGATTCAAGTGGTAATCTATTAAAAGATAAAAACGGAGGTGACAAGGGCAGTTTCTTGTCCATGGCACAAAAAAGGCTGAAAAACACCGTGACTGCTGTTTTGGTTCTAGCTTTAATACTGTTCTCTATAAAAGCTATGTCTGGTGGAGTTCGTAGTCCGCAAGAAATGTACATGTTGATTATGAAATTCGCTTTAGTGATTTTCTTCACAACAGGTAATACCATGTCTCATTATTATGGAGAATTGACAAAACTTTCAAACGGTTTGTCAGAGATAGTGTTGAAAGCGTCATCTGAAAGTAAAAATATATGTAATTATGAAGCAGGCAGGGATTATGAATACATACGTAAAGGAGATGGAAAAAGAGTATCTTACAGTTATCTTGCTCCTTGGGATAGGCTCGATTGTAGAATCTTATTTTACTTGGGAGCACCTTTAGATGGAATTCCTGGCAAAATTAGTACTGGAAGTGTAGGGGTATTAGCTATTTTGCTCGGGGCTGCTCCTATCTTATTAGTTGTAGGTTCGATAATCGGTATTATTTTTGCTGGTGGACAGATTTTAGTAGCTCTTGTCTGTATATTCATGGCCGTTATGATGATGATGGTTATTTTGTGGATGTGCTATGTGTTTATCTTATCTCTAATTGCTCTAAGTGTAATTATCATTTTATCGCCTTTGTTCATTCCTATGGTTTTATTTCAGCATACTAAAGGATACTTTGATGGGTGGCTAAAAGAATTGATCACCTACAGCCTATACCCAGTTATGCTTTTTGCGTTTCTATCTTTTATGTTCATAGCATGTGATAAAATCTTTTATAGAGGTCTGAGTTTTGAGAAAGAGGAAGTTAAAATATTAGGCAAGAAAACATATTGGTTTAAGTTGAAAAAAGGAGAATGTGCTAGCAATCCAAATACTCTAGCATGCATGCTGCAAGATTACAAATGGGAGAAGAGCATGCTACTTGGTCTGATTGATTTTAAGTATGTTAAATTTAGTGATTCTGTGCTTGGGGAATTGTTAAAATTAGCTCTAGTATTATTCCTATTTTATCACTTCTTACACATTCTTCCTGGAATGGCTGCTGAACTTTCTGGTAATTACAGGGCAGCATTGGGTAAAGGTTCTACACCTGGGGAAATGATGTCAAAAGCCTTTTCTGCGGCTAAGGCTGTCGCTGGAGCCATCGGCAAAGCTAAATCTGGAGATGCTGCTGGAGCTGCTAAAGATGCTAAGAAGGTTCAGAGAAGTGCGGAGGAATTGAGATCTGGAGGTGGTAGTGAAAACACTGGTAATACTGGCACTGGTAACAATGCTGCTTCTAAAAATGAGTAA
- a CDS encoding type IV secretion system protein VirB3 produces the protein MSTGSIQTDQLFKGLTRPAMLFGVSYMFAILNVLICMLIFINSNDLRVVLLMLPGVHGLGYIASAKEPLFIELFMVKLGKCSKCLNRLYHGANSYDIT, from the coding sequence ATGTCTACAGGTAGCATACAAACAGATCAATTATTTAAGGGTCTTACAAGACCTGCAATGCTCTTTGGTGTGAGTTATATGTTTGCAATATTAAATGTTCTAATTTGCATGCTAATTTTCATTAATTCAAATGATCTTAGAGTAGTTCTCTTGATGTTACCAGGAGTACACGGACTTGGTTATATAGCTTCTGCAAAAGAACCTTTGTTTATTGAATTGTTTATGGTGAAATTAGGAAAGTGCTCCAAATGTTTAAATCGTTTATATCATGGAGCAAATTCTTATGATATTACTTAA
- a CDS encoding type IV secretion system protein — MISKRSLSLILCLTITGCTMDCVEPGLQSRNTSVSVDVPVHKANEGVKIHWVDSGQVISENDTIKFTLGGSINFCPSKEGKNPRKVLVPAVFCADGSEPNYSRAANINDVPNNYGVDERNISENELCGGKGFGSRRRYVDTGIRVNPGDKLSFSLVSREITIDYDNPKGKGVSFDDNCYETQEGDKKATVQNMLSGGTFFCEDNGKRIAAEFPQLSKENMEKRKVLVGNGYTPYDNKVHFNQYHIKDNKPWMYGSLLDLRRMKIGLNELCDKKDCSFNKVERYESTKIGLDQLCKGKNCNFDEIKKYNSYELNCYYQNVCYTKEGIWNDGLGKQRKRNCVSSIRYEKYDKGNKCDMYSHLKEVKDKLEEIEKNKGDSKLGNIDFTSNAEDTKDISWAEALVARIGGPNSKNGGTKGTQCLPEEKGASKNDKNMYKCSKTSNNFEDFSLRLNHDYLIGEKNVMPGSSVMLAIASNGSYHLHRGGYHVKVTRSCKYINGQKLYMYLGNNPPDDPSAAKDSNFKKIEELIPITEDNVKYYVIDGSHLEEGKSKKIYFGIDVSNVERDDIIDKDKYYENNKYSVTLFVKRKINDFISSTVNKVFDFVTGEFKNNVSDSYEGYRKGLLQGVRALLTLYVIFTVVGYMFGTIQLSKFDFVVRMMKIAFIAFAFSDKSWELFGTTLSKLFVDGSTYLVDSFSGYVGEGGKKFAFLDLTAGVLFTGETWLKFLSLMLSGPFGFLAFLIILYASFTFLKCIISATFRYVISTVLVAFLLSLTPLFIVFILFQQTKSLFDNWIKTLAHLAVQPVILFSSLSILNQLMYSVLYNLTNFSACYQCLISINFLSYDFCIMKSILPLGYSPSTNVDVALSTGERTGGYFSALPIDLIQAIIYLIIASAMETFVEASQQMAQAIFSSGFGVADSVGQVARSASQSALSTVGLDDKTQGMIQGIKQKMGKDRTGVEAKIKEDKDEKKGKNEGKNEERLDALREGGDKKNSDRSTGTSGDNEQLKDKKGD; from the coding sequence ATGATAAGTAAAAGGTCACTGTCATTGATACTGTGTCTCACAATTACTGGTTGTACTATGGATTGTGTTGAACCTGGGTTGCAGAGCAGAAATACTAGCGTTAGTGTGGATGTTCCTGTTCATAAAGCCAATGAAGGAGTGAAAATTCATTGGGTTGATTCTGGTCAAGTAATTAGTGAGAATGATACAATCAAATTTACCCTCGGTGGGTCAATAAATTTTTGTCCTTCTAAAGAAGGCAAAAATCCAAGGAAAGTACTTGTGCCTGCTGTATTTTGTGCCGACGGTTCAGAACCAAATTATAGTAGGGCTGCAAATATTAACGATGTGCCTAATAATTATGGCGTTGATGAAAGAAACATAAGTGAAAATGAATTATGTGGTGGTAAAGGATTTGGTAGCAGGAGACGGTATGTAGACACTGGAATAAGAGTAAATCCTGGCGATAAGTTGAGCTTTAGCTTGGTTTCCAGAGAAATAACAATTGATTATGACAATCCAAAAGGAAAGGGTGTCAGCTTTGATGACAATTGTTATGAAACTCAAGAAGGAGATAAAAAAGCTACGGTACAAAACATGCTTAGTGGAGGAACGTTCTTTTGTGAAGACAATGGTAAAAGAATCGCAGCAGAATTTCCACAGCTTAGCAAAGAGAACATGGAAAAAAGAAAAGTGCTAGTTGGCAATGGGTACACTCCATATGATAATAAAGTACATTTCAATCAGTATCATATTAAAGACAATAAACCATGGATGTATGGCTCACTGCTCGACTTACGTCGCATGAAAATAGGATTGAATGAATTGTGTGATAAGAAAGACTGCAGTTTTAACAAGGTGGAAAGGTACGAATCTACTAAAATAGGGTTAGACCAACTATGCAAAGGAAAAAATTGCAATTTTGATGAAATAAAAAAGTACAACTCTTATGAGCTTAATTGTTACTATCAGAATGTGTGCTATACTAAAGAGGGTATATGGAATGATGGTCTAGGTAAACAAAGAAAACGAAATTGTGTTTCTTCTATAAGGTATGAGAAGTATGATAAAGGAAATAAATGTGACATGTATTCTCACCTTAAAGAGGTTAAAGATAAGCTTGAGGAGATTGAAAAAAATAAAGGGGATTCTAAGCTAGGTAACATTGATTTTACATCGAACGCTGAAGATACTAAAGATATTTCCTGGGCCGAAGCCCTAGTTGCAAGGATTGGTGGTCCTAACAGTAAAAACGGTGGGACTAAAGGTACTCAATGTCTTCCAGAAGAAAAGGGGGCAAGCAAAAATGATAAGAATATGTATAAGTGTTCAAAAACCAGTAATAATTTTGAGGATTTTTCCTTAAGATTAAATCATGACTATTTGATAGGTGAAAAAAATGTAATGCCTGGCAGTAGTGTAATGCTTGCCATAGCAAGTAATGGCAGTTACCATCTTCATAGAGGCGGGTACCATGTTAAAGTAACTAGATCTTGTAAGTATATTAATGGCCAAAAGCTGTATATGTATTTAGGTAATAACCCGCCAGATGATCCATCTGCTGCAAAGGATAGTAATTTTAAAAAGATAGAAGAATTAATTCCAATAACAGAAGACAATGTAAAATATTACGTAATAGATGGAAGTCATTTAGAAGAAGGCAAATCTAAAAAGATATATTTTGGTATCGATGTAAGCAATGTAGAGAGAGATGATATTATAGACAAGGACAAGTATTATGAAAATAATAAGTATAGTGTAACTTTATTTGTCAAAAGAAAAATTAATGATTTTATTTCATCAACCGTAAACAAGGTATTTGATTTTGTAACAGGAGAATTTAAAAACAATGTTAGCGATTCATATGAAGGGTATAGGAAAGGCTTACTTCAAGGAGTAAGAGCTTTGCTTACTCTATACGTTATATTTACTGTTGTTGGCTATATGTTTGGAACGATACAGCTAAGTAAATTTGATTTTGTTGTAAGGATGATGAAGATAGCATTTATAGCTTTTGCTTTTAGTGATAAAAGCTGGGAACTCTTTGGTACAACTTTGTCCAAACTTTTTGTAGATGGTAGCACTTATTTAGTTGATAGTTTTTCTGGCTATGTAGGGGAAGGAGGTAAAAAATTTGCGTTCTTGGACTTAACAGCAGGAGTATTATTTACAGGGGAAACTTGGCTGAAGTTTTTATCGTTAATGCTCTCAGGTCCTTTTGGTTTTCTTGCTTTTTTGATAATACTCTATGCTAGTTTTACATTCTTAAAATGCATTATCAGCGCTACATTTAGATATGTTATATCTACTGTTCTAGTGGCGTTTTTGCTTTCATTAACACCTTTATTTATCGTATTTATTTTATTTCAACAGACTAAATCCTTGTTTGATAACTGGATAAAAACGCTGGCTCATCTTGCAGTACAACCAGTCATTTTATTTTCGTCTTTATCCATTTTGAATCAGTTAATGTATTCGGTTTTATACAATCTCACGAATTTTTCTGCATGCTACCAATGTTTAATTAGCATAAATTTCTTGTCATATGATTTCTGTATTATGAAATCGATACTACCCCTTGGATACAGTCCTAGCACTAATGTTGATGTTGCACTCAGTACCGGGGAAAGAACTGGCGGGTACTTTTCAGCATTACCTATAGATCTGATCCAAGCAATCATATACCTCATTATTGCCAGTGCAATGGAAACCTTTGTTGAGGCATCACAACAAATGGCACAAGCAATATTCAGCTCCGGTTTTGGGGTTGCTGATAGTGTTGGTCAAGTTGCTCGCAGTGCATCACAGTCTGCACTTTCAACTGTCGGCCTTGATGATAAAACTCAAGGTATGATACAGGGTATCAAACAAAAGATGGGCAAAGATCGGACAGGAGTTGAAGCTAAAATCAAGGAGGACAAGGATGAAAAAAAAGGGAAGAATGAAGGGAAGAATGAAGAACGACTAGATGCACTTAGGGAAGGTGGTGATAAGAAAAATTCTGATAGATCAACAGGTACTTCTGGTGATAATGAACAACTTAAAGATAAGAAAGGAGATTAA
- a CDS encoding type IV secretion system protein, whose amino-acid sequence MHKSLLIVMLFLLSGCGERHCIRPESLTNLREKLDIVSTQQKWVDSGVSISGGIRVTEINIVPGKINFCPKQYEDFAIRPEVDNGKVPRTLPFALKKGDSINFSVIGSKMCKDKKDGTKIRYIKIDKECNEEEDDEYFAHVLNREKCQNEICPNKYRIGNPQWLNGKEYWDSDLSKLDQDKKKKEIEGIINSVKQGENIDCRRLSDIQKSKIDTYLLNLACGNTCYYSDQNCVQIESNTIDNGSLAEELGDACSKKGCRTDDLTVGNDKASKIIKEIVEKEIKTYIPSLKVSMQQGENFEHVRNDGIRTNYDHKMKGDHDRNTELKFELRNGGIGGYNIRVTRVPNLEKSLYIRVSDKFPEHDPDESQGDIFVNISKVHDAQYMEDLKEKLKDKKGTIYYGIRDHGCNYENDGQFSISLTTKEPPVRTFSAIYNFFDEKVKLAFFGSSYKDSNAIHSGNSPVKSLYQSFVASNRTNTIRSTIVSLLVLYIVLYTLYYFFGLSQVSVYEFLIICVKIGVITQMLRDNSWNFFYNNAFSIFVNAPKQLIEIANFRGTTSNVFEFLDLPLNRFSSPHSWLLILSLIFSGPLGIVSFCLVFWGLITIVLSILNALFSFITSIVIVALLLSLAPIFIVCLLFAYTRQMFHNWVKNLARFAVHPVVLLISISLVSQVMDYIIYSVFDFEVCSTCIIPIDLKIFEFCIFSYYASRYTPNIAAMMAFVILGHAMKALVKASSTISDSLFGVYVQNEPGKQYQQSLMGIVGLDKESIKRRAGSAAQQSGAPSRGPQVPPQPRTQPKIPTGGGQP is encoded by the coding sequence ATGCATAAGTCTTTGTTAATAGTGATGCTCTTTTTGTTATCCGGTTGCGGGGAGCGTCACTGTATTAGACCAGAGAGTTTAACAAACCTGCGCGAAAAGTTAGATATAGTGTCAACACAACAAAAGTGGGTTGATTCTGGTGTTAGTATCTCAGGTGGAATAAGAGTAACAGAGATTAATATAGTACCCGGCAAGATTAATTTTTGTCCTAAGCAGTATGAAGATTTTGCAATTCGACCTGAAGTAGATAACGGTAAAGTGCCACGTACATTACCGTTTGCGCTTAAAAAAGGTGATTCAATAAACTTTAGTGTTATTGGAAGTAAAATGTGTAAAGATAAGAAAGATGGTACAAAAATTAGGTATATAAAAATTGATAAAGAGTGCAATGAGGAAGAAGATGATGAATATTTTGCACATGTTTTAAATCGAGAAAAATGTCAGAATGAAATATGTCCTAATAAGTATAGGATAGGTAATCCACAGTGGTTGAATGGGAAAGAGTATTGGGATTCAGATCTTTCGAAGTTAGATCAAGATAAAAAGAAAAAGGAGATTGAAGGCATCATTAACTCTGTAAAGCAAGGAGAGAATATAGACTGCCGCAGGCTTTCAGACATTCAGAAAAGTAAAATAGATACATACCTTTTAAACCTTGCATGTGGGAATACGTGTTATTATTCTGATCAAAATTGTGTTCAGATTGAATCTAATACTATAGATAATGGTAGTTTGGCTGAAGAACTTGGTGACGCTTGCTCTAAAAAAGGTTGCCGTACTGATGATTTAACTGTTGGTAACGACAAAGCAAGCAAAATTATTAAAGAGATTGTGGAAAAGGAGATCAAAACTTATATTCCTTCTTTAAAGGTATCAATGCAGCAGGGAGAAAATTTTGAACATGTGAGAAATGATGGTATACGCACTAACTATGATCATAAAATGAAAGGTGACCATGATAGAAATACGGAATTGAAATTTGAACTTAGGAATGGTGGTATAGGAGGTTATAACATAAGAGTAACAAGAGTTCCTAATCTAGAAAAGAGCTTATATATACGCGTTTCTGACAAGTTTCCTGAGCATGATCCTGATGAAAGCCAGGGAGATATATTTGTAAATATTAGCAAAGTTCATGATGCTCAATATATGGAAGACTTAAAAGAAAAGTTAAAAGACAAAAAAGGCACTATATATTACGGAATAAGAGACCATGGTTGCAATTATGAAAATGATGGTCAGTTTAGCATTAGTCTCACAACTAAAGAGCCACCTGTAAGAACTTTTAGTGCAATATATAATTTTTTTGATGAGAAAGTGAAACTTGCGTTTTTCGGTTCTAGCTACAAAGATTCCAACGCAATTCACTCTGGCAATAGTCCTGTAAAGTCTCTTTATCAAAGTTTTGTGGCGTCAAATAGAACAAATACCATTAGATCTACGATAGTATCGCTGCTAGTATTATATATAGTCCTATATACCCTTTATTACTTTTTTGGGTTATCTCAGGTTTCTGTATATGAATTTTTAATTATATGCGTAAAGATAGGAGTGATTACCCAAATGTTACGGGATAACAGCTGGAATTTTTTTTATAACAACGCATTTTCTATTTTTGTTAACGCTCCGAAACAGTTGATAGAAATAGCAAACTTCAGAGGCACGACATCAAATGTTTTTGAGTTTCTTGATCTGCCATTGAATAGGTTCTCATCACCACATTCATGGTTGTTAATATTATCTCTTATATTTTCTGGTCCTTTGGGCATTGTATCTTTTTGTTTGGTGTTTTGGGGCTTAATAACAATAGTGTTGTCTATTTTGAACGCCTTATTTTCTTTTATTACATCCATAGTGATAGTTGCATTGCTGCTTTCCTTAGCTCCTATCTTTATTGTTTGCCTTTTGTTTGCGTATACTAGGCAGATGTTTCACAACTGGGTTAAAAATTTAGCAAGATTTGCAGTTCATCCAGTAGTACTTTTAATCTCCATATCACTGGTAAGTCAAGTCATGGATTATATCATATATTCAGTATTTGATTTTGAAGTCTGCTCTACATGTATAATTCCTATTGATCTCAAGATCTTTGAATTTTGTATATTTAGTTATTACGCTTCCAGGTATACACCTAATATTGCTGCTATGATGGCCTTTGTTATTTTAGGTCACGCTATGAAAGCTTTAGTTAAAGCCTCCTCGACAATATCTGACTCATTGTTTGGTGTTTATGTGCAAAACGAACCTGGAAAACAATATCAACAGAGCTTAATGGGGATAGTTGGTTTAGATAAGGAAAGTATTAAAAGAAGGGCAGGAAGTGCTGCTCAGCAGTCGGGTGCACCAAGCCGAGGGCCTCAAGTGCCACCTCAACCAAGGACTCAACCTAAGATACCTACAGGAGGCGGTCAACCATGA